Proteins from a genomic interval of Yarrowia lipolytica chromosome 1E, complete sequence:
- a CDS encoding uncharacterized protein (Compare to YALI0E24607g, similar to Saccharomyces cerevisiae CDC60 (YPL160W); ancestral locus Anc_8.683, similar to uniprot|P26637 Saccharomyces cerevisiae YPL160w CDC60 leucine--tRNA ligase cytosolic), with translation MQCAGETTKFHSQINLQLNFTFNQNMSADAGGKTLVLENTARRDALIDIEKKYQKIWKDEKAFEVNAPEDHSDLNGDDLRELHPKFFGSMAYPYMNGVLHAGHSFTLSKVEFAAGFARMQGKRALFPLGFHCTGMPIKACADKLVREIEMFGPNFDQNLPTGEEEEEEAPKAVAEKVDPTKFKAKKSKAVAKAGTSKFQHEIMMQLGIPREEVKNFADADYWLKHFPPLCQEDCDNFGARIDWRRSFVTTETNPYYDAFVRWQVRKLKDLGKIKFGERYTIYSAKDGQPCMDHDRASGEGVNPQEYTGIKIKVLEFPEAAKETLAQVGFDVNAPTYLVAATLRPETMYGQTCCFVSPKIRYGIFDAGNGEFYITTERAFKNMSFQKLTPKRGEYAPVCEIDGSDLIGARIKAPLAVHPELRVLPMETIIATKGTGVVTCVPSDSPDDYITYQDLRNKPEYYKIQKEWTDAQPVGIIQTPNYGNLTAEKLVQDLKIRSPKDKDLLTKAKEIAYKEGFYQGVMCIGKYSGQKVEEAKPKTKEDMVAAGEAFTYNEPEGPVTSRSGDDCIVSLEDQWYMDYGEEQWKERALECLEQMNVFSEETRNQFKGTLGWLKNWALSRTYGLGTKIPWDDKYLVESLSDSTIYMAYYTIAHFLHSDIEGQKPGLLNVTPEDMTDDVFDYVFLRSDTKPEGLDAAKLDAMRREFDYFYPVDIRVSGKDLIPNHLTFFIYCHTAMFPKRVWPKGIRANGHLLLNHEKMSKSTGNFMTLKQIVEKFGADASRIALADAGDTFEDANFDEANANAAILRLYTLKEWAEEMVKDTSLRTDGNNFLDQTFENEMNMLIEEAAAHYAECNYKYALKSGLFDFMSARDYYRDSSSATGGMRKDLVLRFIESQALMLAPVAPHFAEYIYRDVLGKKGSVQSTLFPKASKPIDAGLTASLNYVRDLCRAVREAEGAALKKKSKKGPSFDAKKPAKLTVYVASAFPEWQSAYIDLLQDALKNLTIDTPAFKQNVAKLGDVKRGMQYVQHIKSRINSGEAADVVFNRKLVFDEIETVKQVTDLIKRSAQATTLEQLQLVSIKEGETEGTDLITGEKVEVPNVKATQDAVPGSPGLTLANIE, from the coding sequence ATGCAGTGTGCTGGAGAGACAACCAAATTTCACTCCCAAATCAACCTCCAACTCAACTTCACCTTCAACCAAAACATGAGTGCTGACGCTGGAGGAAAGACGCTGGTGTTGGAAAACACCGCGCGTCGAGATGCTCTGATCGACATTGAAAAGAAGTACCAGAAGATCTGGAAGGATGAAAAGGCCTTTGAGGTCAATGCTCCTGAGGACCACTCCGATCTCAACGGCGACGACCTACGTGAGCTGCACCCTAAGTTCTTTGGCTCCATGGCCTACCCCTACATGAACGGTGTGCTTCATGCCGGCCATTCCTTCACCCTTTCCAAGGTCGAGTTTGCTGCTGGTTTTGCTCGAATGCAGGGCAAGCGAGCCCTCTTCCCCCTGGGCTTCCACTGCACCGGTATGCCCATCAAGGCTTGTGCCGACAAGCTGGTGCGAGAGATTGAGATGTTTGGCCCCAACTTTGACCAGAACCTGCCCACcggcgaggaggaggaggaggaggccccCAAGGCTGTGGCCGAGAAGGTGGATCccaccaagttcaaggccaagaagtcCAAGGCTGTGGCCAAGGCCGGCACTTCCAAGTTCCAGCACGAGATTATGATGCAGCTCGGAATCCCCCGAGAGGAGGTAAAGAACTTTGCCGACGCCGATTATTGGCTCAAGCACTTCCCTCCTCTGTGCCAGGAGGACTGTGACAACTTCGGCGCCCGAATCGACTGGCGACGATCTTTTGTCACCACCGAAACCAACCCTTACTACGACGCCTTTGTGCGATGGCAGGTGCGaaagctcaaggacctcGGCAAGATCAAGTTTGGCGAGCGATACACCATCTACTCCGCCAAGGATGGCCAGCCCTGTATGGACCACGACCGAGCCTCCGGAGAGGGTGTCAACCCCCAGGAGTACACCGGCATCAAGatcaaggtgctggagttCCCCgaggccgccaaggagaCCCTTGCCCAGGTTGGTTTTGATGTCAACGCCCCCACTTACCTGGTGGCAGCTACTCTGCGTCCCGAGACCATGTACGGCCAGACCTGTTGTTTCGTGTCCCCCAAGATCCGATACGGCATCTTCGACGCCGGAAATGGCGAGTTCTACATCACCACTGAGCGAGCTTTCAAGAACATGTCGTTCCAGAAGCTGACTCCCAAGCGTGGCGAGTACGCTCCCGTTTGCGAGATTGACGGTTCCGATCTGATCGGTGCTCGAATCAAGGCACCCCTTGCCGTTCACCCTGAGCTGCGAGTGCTGCCCATGGAGACCATTATCGCCACAAAGGGTACCGGTGTGGTCACTTGTGTGCCCTCCGACTCCCCCGATGATTACATCACCTACCAGGATCTGCGAAACAAGCCCGAGTACTACAAGATCCAGAAGGAGTGGACCGATGCTCAGCCCGTTGGTATCATCCAGACCCCCAACTACGGCAACCTGACCGCCGAGAAGCTGGTCCAGGACCTCAAGATCCGGTCtcccaaggacaaggacctgctcaccaaggccaaggagattgcctACAAGGAGGGCTTCTACCAGGGAGTCATGTGCATCGGCAAGTACTCTGGTCagaaggtcgaggaggccaagcccaagaccaaggaggacatggttgctgctggcgaGGCCTTCACCTACAACGAGCCTGAGGGACCCGTCACTTCTCGATCTGGAGACGACTGTATTGTTTCCCTTGAGGATCAGTGGTACATGGACTACGGAGAGGAGCAGTGGAAGGAGCGGGCTCTGGAGTGTCTCGAGCAGATGAACGTCTTCTCCGAGGAGACCCGAAACCAGTTCAAGGGCACCCTTGGCTGGCTCAAGAACTGGGCTCTCTCTCGAACCTACGGTCTTGGAACTAAGATCCCCTGGGACGACAAGTACCTGGTCGAGTCTCTGTCGGACTCCACCATTTACATGGCTTACTACACCATTGCCCATTTCCTGCACTCCGACATTGAGGGTCAGAAGCCCGGTCTTCTGAACGTCACCCCCGAGGACATGACCGACGACGTATTTGATTACGTCTTCCTGCGATCCGATACCAAGCCTGAGGGCCTGGACGCTGCCAAGCTCGATGCCATGCGACGGGAGTTTGACTACTTCTACCCTGTCGACATCCGAGTGTCTGGTAAGGATCTGATCCCCAACCATCTGACCTTCTTCATCTACTGCCACACCGCCATGTTCCCCAAGCGAGTGTGGCCCAAGGGTATTCGAGCCAACGGTcatctgctgctcaaccaCGAGAAGATGTCTAAGTCTACCGGAAACTTCATGACTCTCAAGCAGATTGTCGAGAAGTTTGGTGCTGATGCCTCTCGAATCGCTCTGGCCGACGCTGGTGACACCTTTGAGGATGCCAACTTTGACGAGGCCAACGCCAACGCCGCCATTCTGCGTCTGTACACTCTTAAGGAGTGGGCTGAGGAGATGGTCAAGGACACCTCTCTGCGAACCGACGGCAACAACTTCCTGGACCAGACTTTCGAGAACGAGATGAACATGCTCAtcgaggaggctgctgctcacTACGCTGAGtgcaactacaagtatgccCTCAAGTCCGGTCTGTTCGACTTCATGTCTGCTCGAGACTACTACCGAGACTCTTCTTCCGCCACTGGCGGCATGCGAAAGGACCTCGTCCTGCGGTTCATCGAGTCCCAGGCTCTGATGCTGGCTCCTGTTGCTCCCCATTTCGCTGAGTACATCTACCGAGACGTACTTGGAAAGAAGGGCTCTGTGCAGTCCACTCTGTTCCCCAAGGCCTCCAAGCCTATTGATGCCGGTCTGACCGCCTCTCTCAACTACGTCCGGGACCTCTGTCGTGCGGTTCGAGAGGCCGAGGGagctgctctcaagaagaagtccaagaagggccCCTCTTTCGACGCCAAGAAGCCTGCCAAGCTCACCGTCTACGTGGCTTCTGCCTTCCCCGAGTGGCAGTCTGCTTACATTGACCTCCTTCAGgacgctctcaagaacctgaCCATCGACACCCCTGCCTTCAAGCAGAACGTGGCCAAACTCGGAGACGTTAAGCGAGGCATGCAGTACGTGCAGCACATCAAGTCGCGAATCAACTCCGGTGAGGCCGCCGACGTCGTTTTCAACCGAAAGCTCGTGTTTGACGAGATCGAGACCGTCAAGCAGGTCACTGACCTCATCAAGCGATCCGCCCAGGCCACCACTTtggagcagctgcagctggtttccatcaaggagggcgAGACCGAGGGCACTGATCTGATCACCGGTGAGAAGGTCGAGGTTCCCAACGTCAAGGCTACCCAGGACGCCGTTCCTGGTTCTCCTGGTCTTACTCTTGCTAACATTGAGTAA
- a CDS encoding uncharacterized protein (Compare to YALI0E24629g, weakly similar to uniprot|P38798 Saccharomyces cerevisiae YHR077c NMD2 Nonsense-mediated mRNA decay protein 2 (Up-frameshift suppressor 2), similar to Saccharomyces cerevisiae NMD2 (YHR077C); ancestral locus Anc_5.363): MTTIMDKRIQLREGNKRAWDGDMDVFQIAEKPDSSLKGNTVFIRRLRMQLKADQEPAILEELHTLSLEKYLGEAINALLEGLLKLKTRGDFSVAVQVTSIMHQRFFHQFTPQFLTVFFQGLESTLTEDRAKRTELAPIRKILCRLCVDLWLVGIITPEYFNKNIPSWIEGTPQAISQAGPPPLVIFRHILGTDLKDFDYADLVLSLAKHFPFLVGGADEEGQAEALGVTEAVPKMAKLVKSYCLHMQKRVKMMAILLGRQRRKFEKHYIQVGRMTTGREDSLNELETQLSTMVSTCTQLSEALGIEMQSLTDCYKEEDTITLDASFDGQPLWDSEDDMLFYTEVPDLADKVSEQVLSGGVDVADAELNDMVEKNKAARQKELLQQAVEKEREKIRANAQKARESRQAAKAPQGKKKSTTDGGESDDSDYVSEEEEEEPVKDMSPKGIQMTEFLERLSQARSKEEIDAMTIEFCHLNNKASLNRLLRHFREFSLHKAFMLPFYARMVATLGPYFPKLRASVIERLFARLRSYTRGNSRRSMERRLASFQFLSELTKFGLVPKHYIFHLLNFMGSRLNYMNLESLSKIFHCCGQFLWRNASTHQDMEELMESMMQRRTKGYLSISEILMVEELLSLVKFRGGAGETTNKRHVVSSTPIQVFLDRLYYIELSTEVAEQVAQLTLKLDWSDEEITCPTLFRIFTETWRVSHGNMAAVAAVLSRIAPSHPVFAQKVIETVLENIRQCLELNSYSLNQIRLSQVEFVSELYNQGLLNHTCILDMLFMIICYDHRRGRPTAGVYCPKDPPDSFFRIRLVLNALVTCQQKLVSDVNSSELEFFIAFFQYYIFTKTRLPMELKIDFRTLFVDLQLEQQLYSTLDGAARGLESALKGKFGERFEEEQKEQQKHKLAVEETKVDTSTVASPVPTPEFVSRKTADDIQAEQDFDREFSEMMKEAGGQGTGSFDRPVPSAKVLTQHISGASLNGAKLFSLKDGNTGPSIMGNKMGFTLLSKRGSKMQGRLVALPANSKMAKSLEQRQREEREQRHKLNSYVMAHADMEEE; the protein is encoded by the coding sequence ATGACCACCATCATGGACAAACGAATACAGCTGCGAGAGGGCAACAAGCGCGCATGGGACGGCGACATGGACGTGTTCCAGATCGCCGAAAAGCCGGACTCGTCGCTCAAGGGCAACACGGTGTTCATTCGACGTTTGCGTATGCAGCTCAAAGCCGACCAAGAGCCTGCcattctggaggagttgcACACTTTGAGTCTTGAAAAGTACCTGGGCGAGGCTATCAACGCTCTACTCGAGGGTCTGCTGAAGCTCAAGACCCGGGGCGACTTTTCGGTGGCCGTACAGGTCACTTCTATCATGCACCAGCGGTTCTTCCACCAGTTTACTCCACAGTTTCTGACCGTCTTTTTCCAAGGTCTAGAGTCCACTCTGACCGAGGACCGGGCCAAGCGGACAGAGCTGGCACCCATCCGCAAGATTCTGTGCCGTCTATGTGTCGATCTATGGCTCGTTGGAATCATCACTCCGGAAtacttcaacaagaacattcCCAGTTGGATCGAAGGCACGCCACAGGCCATTTCTCAGGCCGGACCACCGCCATTGGTCATTTTCCGCCACATCCTGGGCACCGATCTGAAAGATTTCGACTACGCCGATCTTGTGCTTTCATTGGCAAAGCACTTTCCGTTTCtggttggaggagctgatGAGGAGGGCCAGGCTGAGGCTCTGGGCGTGACGGAGGCCGTGCCAAAGATGGCCAAGCTTGTCAAAAGCTACTGCTTGCATATGCAGAAGCgggtgaagatgatggcCATTCTGCTTGGCCGACAGAGACGCAAATTTGAGAAGCACTACATCCAAGTGGGTCGTATGACGACCGGACGAGAGGATAGCTTGAACGAGCTTGAAACACAACTCTCCACCATGGTTTCCACCTGTACTCAGCTGAGTGAAGCTCTGGGTATTGAGATGCAGTCTCTCACCGACTGctacaaggaggaggacacAATCACTCTGGACGCTTCCTTTGACGGCCAGCCCCTCTGGGACTCAGAAGACGATATGCTGTTTTACACTGAAGTCCCCGATCTCGCAGACAAGGTTTCTGAACAGGTGCTTTCGGGAGGAGTGGATGTTGCTGACGCTGAGCTCAATGATATGGTTGAGAAGAACAAAGCAGCACGACAGAAGGAGTTGCTGCAACAGGccgtggagaaggagcgggAAAAGATCCGAGCAAACGCTCAAAAGGCACGTGAAAGTCGCCAGGCTGCTAAAGCTCCTcagggcaagaagaagagcactACTGACGGAGGAGAGTCGGACGATTCAGATTATGtttccgaggaggaggaagaggaacCTGTCAAGGACATGTCTCCCAAGGGTATTCAGATGACCGAGTTTCTGGAACGTCTTTCTCAGGCACGttccaaggaggagattgatgCTATGACCATTGAGTTCTGTCATCTAAACAACAAGGCTTCTCTCAACCGCCTGCTACGTCATTTCCGGGAGTTTTCTCTTCACAAGGCGTTCATGCTGCCATTTTACGCCCGAATGGTGGCTACTCTGGGACCTTACTTTCCCAAACTTCGAGCCTCAGTGATTGAACGACTCTTTGCACGGCTACGAAGCTATACTCGAGGTAACAGTCGTCGTTCTATGGAACGACGGCTTGCTTCTTTCCAGTTTCTTTCCGAACTCACCAAGTTTGGACTTGTTCCCAAACACTACATtttccatcttctcaactTCATGGGTTCCAGACTAAACTACATGAACCTGGAGTCTCTCAGCAAGATTTTCCACTGCTGTGGCCAGTTTCTCTGGCGAAACGCGTCCACCCACCAGGATATGGAGGAGCTGATGGAGTCCATGATGCAGCGTCGAACCAAGGGGTACCTGAGTATTTCCGAGATTCTCATGGTAGAGGAGCTGCTATCTCTGGTCAAgttccgaggaggagccggTGAGACTACCAACAAGCGCCATGTTGTTTCCAGTACCCCTATCCAGGTCTTCCTCGACAGACTGTATTATATTGAGTTGAGTACGGAGGTGGCCGAACAGGTGGCTCAATTGACATTGAAGCTGGACTGGTCTGATGAAGAGATCACGTGTCCCACACTATTCCGAATCTTCACCGAGACTTGGCGAGTTAGTCATGGAAATATGGCTGCCGTTGCTGCTGTGTTGTCCAGGATTGCCCCCTCTCACCCCGTTTTCGCCCAGAAGGTGATTGAGACTGTGTTAGAGAACATCCGGCAGTGTCTGGAGCTTAACTCGTATTCTCTGAACCAGATTCGACTATCGCAGGTCGAATTTGTCAGTGAGCTCTACAACCAGGGTCTGCTCAATCACACATGTATTCTCGACATGCTGTTCATGATCATTTGTTATGATCATCGCCGAGGACGACCCACAGCCGGAGTCTACTGTCCCAAGGATCCCCCCGATTCGTTTTTCCGAATTCGTCTGGTTCTCAACGCCTTGGTTACGTGCCAGCAGAAACTCGTATCTGACGTCAACTCTTCCGAGCTCGAGTTTTTTATCGCCTTCTTCCAGTACTACATTTTCACCAAGACCCGGCTGCCCATGGAGCTTAAGATTGATTTCCGAACGCTGTTTGTGGACTTGcagctcgagcagcagctctACAGCACTCTTGACGGAGCAGCTCGAGGTCTAGAAAGCGCTCTCAAGGGTAAATTCGGAGAGCGATTTGAGGAGGAACAAAAGGAGCAGCAAAAGCACAAGTTAGCTGTTGAGGAGACAAAGGTGGATACTTCTACTGTCGCATCTCCTGTCCCCACTCCTGAGTTTGTGTCTCGAAAGACCGCAGATGATATTCAAGCCGAGCAGGACTTTGATCGGGAGTTCTCCGAGATGATGAAGGAGGCTGGCGGTCAAGGAACAGGCTCATTTGACCGGCCGGTTCCCTCTGCCAAGGTTCTCACTCAGCATATATCTGGAGCTTCTCTCAACGGTGCCaagctcttctctctcaagGATGGCAACACGGGACCCAGTATTATGGGCAACAAGATGGGATTTACCCTATTGTCCAAGAGAGGCAGCAAGATGCAAGGACGGCTAGTAGCTCTGCCCGCAAACTCCAAGATGGCCAAGAGTCTTGAGCAGCGACAACGAGAGGAAAGAGAACAGCGACATAAACTGAATAGCTACGTCATGGCCCACGCTGATATGGAAGAGGAATAG